Proteins co-encoded in one Podospora pseudoanserina strain CBS 124.78 chromosome 7 map unlocalized CBS124.78p_7, whole genome shotgun sequence genomic window:
- a CDS encoding uncharacterized protein (EggNog:ENOG503NXE4; COG:S) — protein sequence MPVTTISSNTRASRSRFSSPQVTASESTTKESSAAAVSAAEGREPKKSTFLERWLEPPVQSKPSYQEAGLVRQGVFDNMAPLGTMPKLGVFKSSSAATPTPAANPPKTRIVLKSSRPAAPSTPTPAAPPPPPPPAPEEDETEEEDETAEPYTEAPYLERIKSEDRGRAEGINYRETTPAVSAPSRSHGSFSSRDVEVGNWGPGRMSQVSSTDRRSQSRASASSHPSHHHHIQQQPSTSSASREDDLKKITAKVVEAAVEAALQFCRYPTAWALRTLYDENCTSLEFLTMIEKVFMQKADAPTLSKFAKDIQKKKKEGKASNQGFQYFFGHEQTSIPPAKPAPYNHLINFGVSLLHFKESEPAPKTERQSTLDRHTEQPEPEPETRTVPAPACAPPQQQESPVQPEPAQEPVQLPLREATPLPAAVAESPPVVEDSVGPLPSDPEPVGTTAPDTEPEQTPELPQRNEPQAEPERQEDKEPEEPPRKKRKSARHSEATSKKMMEAAAAAAASATTTTTQEVDGKLVAETPRRRTRATSHSSTSTLSTARSLSLTPVAARHQAIENEEALVSDAPPSRNSPAPAQPINGKRRRSNAPRKIKGGNVSPSRRSSVASAAPRPAQSASNSRRQTPAVDQSLVDEEPYDPGATVDTFITSLNGKKNKPAIVFTSKVGKLDENDEKTQRRRQAKEVTNGKILEDAITKKDASGQWEYSNARGLVDQPLADESMMMMETPNALATRLRATLPASRSTPAAREGRSTRSARKRSHDEVEDPTSPITPGFPNSAAPSTAANSRAGTPATLRPAKKARTGLRVKNSPMKKKTGPLAGIPRPSGERSSPVGNGPVGNPQTHTRVCVCMCVCVCVSHTYLTLLSPPTTSLVVPHPPPKLARDAMPNEWFCNVCRMTRELQPFREHTGSFALLFEKLEAKNSTAFALPPDIRNCFEGVRTGPEGEYEEILPVVKTARKKKSDEEAPDFFRLRDAEGNAAICHSCQKHSTSDRAIIPCSACGIFWHLDCLDPPLANPPVLRTWKCPLHIDELLAEMPEVLAPAHRVRKPKTAGVIRPAFSRGFINDGYIDVALEEDTPASSWRNSEAYGRTVRLPERGIRADFLSRARFNRKGKPIPPLNAATTPAVPLTQRTLEEQQAVRNLAQLSGQGTAPLTTLIDTLIAQADPCVVNLMSRGSADHFQSAKQLTRMDQQSLRAMLAQAEVMSQQIRQLLSSGANGTAPAVPSLTTSMSIDGDSEADKVAPSPAATDDVPAMTQGEKTPALGDQSPEAPLEENPGKDANLPTTPTKATSVGTEPAIVESNSDDKNSVNGDVMDLE from the exons ATGCCAGTAACCACAATATCTTCCAACACGCGGGCCTCTCGGTCGCGTTTTTCGAGTCCGCAAGTCACGGCGTCCGAGTCCACCACAAAGGAGTCTtcagccgccgccgtctcTGCTGCCGAGGGTAGAGAGCCAAAGAAGAGCACTTTCTTGGAGCGCTGGTTGGAGCCGCCAGTGCAGAGCAAGCCCAGTTATCAGGAAGCAGGCCTTGTGCGGCAGGGCGTCTTTGACAATATGGCACCTCTGGGCACCATGCCGAAGCTCGGCGTCTTCAAGTCTTCGAGCGCCgcgacaccaacaccagccgccaacccccccaagaCCAGAATTGTTCTCAAGTCGAGCAGACCTGCGGCGCCATCTACGCCCACCCCTGcggcgccgccaccacctcctccgccggcgcctgaggaggacgagacggaggaggaggacgagacGGCCGAGCCATACACGGAAGCCCCCTACCTGGAGCGGATCAAGAGCGAGGACAGAGGTCGTGCCGAGGGCATCAATTACAGGGAGACGACTCCTGCAGTGAGTGCACCCTCGCGCTCACATGGCTCTTTTTCTTCGCGTGACGTGGAGGTGGGCAACTGGGGTCCGGGCAGGATGTCGCAGGTGTCGTCGACCGACCGCAGAAGTCAGTCCCGGGCAAGCGCCTCATCGcatccttctcatcatcatcatattCAGCAGCAACCGTCCACAAGCAGTGCGTCTCGTGAGGATGATTTGAAAAAGATCACggccaaggtggtggaggctgcgGTTGAGGCAGCGCTGCAGTTTTGTCGCTACCCCACTGCCTGGGCCCTGCGCACCCTCTACGATGAAAATTGCACTAGCCTGGAATTTCTCACCATGATCGAGAAGGTGTTCATGCAGAAGGCGGACGCACCCACGCTCAGCAAGTTTGCTAAGGATAtccagaagaaaaagaaggagggcaaggccTCCAACCAGGGATTCCAATACTTTTTTGGCCACGAACAAACCTCGATCCCGCCGGCGAAGCCTGCGCCCTACAACCATCTCATCAACTTTGGCGTGTCGCTTCTTCACTTTAAGGAATCAGAACCAGCCCCCAAGACCGAGAGGCAATCGACGCTCGATCGTCATACTGAACAGCCCGAGCCTGAGCCAGAAACTCGAACAGTCCCAGCCCCAGCCTgtgcaccaccacaacagcaagagTCGCCAGTGCAGCCAGAGCCGGCGCAGGAACCGGTGCAGCTGCCATTGCGGGAAGCGACACCACTTCCCGCCGCTGTCGCCGAGAGCCCCCCGGTTGTTGAAGACTCTGTCGGGCCTCTCCCGTCAGACCCAGAGCCTGTTGGCACCACAGCGCCCGATACCGAGCCAGAGCAGACGCCTGAGCTCCCACAGCGCAACGAGCCTCAGGCTGAGCCGGAGCGTCAAGAGGACAAAGAGCCAGAGGAGCCCCCTCGCAAGAAACGAAAATCAGCTCGACATTCAGAGGCGACAtccaagaagatgatggaagcagccgccgccgccgccgccagcgcgacgacgacgacgacccaAGAGGTCGACGGCAAGCTGGTCGCAGAGACACCGCGCCGCCGCACCAGAGCGACGTCTCATTCCAGCACATCAACGCTATCCACGGCACGCTCACTGTCACTAACACCGGTAGCAGCCCGGCATCAGGCGATTGAAAATGAAGAGGCCCTGGTCTCCGATGCGCCTCCTTCCCGCAACAGCCCTGCCCCGGCCCAGCCAATCAACGGCAAGCGGCGTCGGTCCAATGCACCACGCAAGATCAAGGGCGGGAACGTGTCACCCTCCCGGCGCTCGTCTGTTGCTTCGGCTGCGCCGCGTCCTGCTCAGTCGGCCAGCAACTCCCGCCGCCAGACGCCAGCCGTTGACCAGTCGCTTGTCGATGAGGAGCCCTACGACCCTGGCGCCACCGTCGACACATTCATCACCAGCCTGAacggcaagaagaacaagcccGCCATCGTGTTCACCAGCAAGGTCGGCAAGCTTGACGAGAACGACGAAAAGACTCAGCGTCGTCGCCAGGCCAAAGAAGTCACCAACGGCAAGATTCTTGAGGATGCCATTACGAAGAAGGATGCCAGCGGTCAGTGGGAGTACAGCAACGCTCGAGGGCTCGTCGACCAGCCTTTAGCCGATGAatccatgatgatgatggagacaCCCAACGCGTTGGCCACACGGCTGCGGGCCACTCTACCCGCCTCCCGCTCTACCCCGGCTGCTCGGGAAGGCAGAAGCACCCGGTCTGCCCGGAAGCGATCTCatgatgaggttgaagatCCAACGTCGCCCATCACGCCAGGCTTTCCCAACTCAGCCGCGCCTTCTACTGCCGCCAACTCACGTGCTGGCACACCTGCCACTCTGCGCCCTGCCAAGAAGGCCCGCACCGGGCTCAGAGTTAAGAATTC GCccatgaagaaaaagacgggTCCCTTGGCAGGTATTCCCCGTCCCAGCGGCGAGCGGAGCAGTCCCGTCGGCAACGGTCCCGTCGGCAATCCTCAG ACACACacgcgtgtgtgtgtgtgcatgtgtgtgtgtgtgtgtgtctccCACACCTACCTTACCCTTTTGTCCCCTCCCACGACATCACTAGTAgtcccccaccctcccccaaaa TTGGCACGAGATGCGATGCCTAACGAGTGGTTTTGCAACGTGTGCCGCATGACGCGCGAACTGCAACCTTTCCGCGAGCACACGGGATCCTTTGCCCTGCTTTTTGAGAAGCTCGAGGCCAAGAACTCGACCGCTTTTGCCTTGCCGCCCGACATCCGCAACTGCTTCGAGGGAGTCCGCACAGGACCCGAGGGCGAGTATGAGGAGATTCTGCCAGTCGTCAAGACTGctcgcaagaagaagagcgatGAAGAGGCGCCTGATTTCTTCAGGCTCCGCGATGCCGAGGGCAATGCTGCCATCTGCCACAGCTGCCAGAAACACAGCACTTCGGACCGCGCCATTATCCCATGCAGCGCCTGTGGTATCTTTTGGCATCTCGACTGCCTAGATCCGCCCTTGGCCAACCCCCCGGTCCTGCGCACGTGGAAGTGCCCTCTCCATATTGACGAGCTCTTGGCTGAGATGCCCGAGGTGCTCGCTCCTGCCCACCGGGTCCGCAAGCCCAAGACGGCCGGTGTGATTCGGCCTGCTTTCAGCCGCGGCTTCATCAACGACGGCTACATCGACGTCGCTCTCGAGGAAGACACGCCCGCCAGCAGCTGGCGGAACAGCGAGGCGTACGGCCGCACTGTGCGTCTTCCGGAGAGGGGTATCAGGGCCGACTTTCTGTCTCG CGCTCGCTTCAACCGCAAGGGGAAGCCTATCCCGCCATTGAATGCGGCAACGACCCCAGCCGTTCCGCTTACGCAACGGACTCTTGAGGAGCAGCAAGCCGTTCGCAACCTGGCCCAGCTCAGCGGCCAGGGGACTgcccccctcaccaccttgatCGATACACTGATCGCCCAGGCCGACCCATGCGTCGTCAATCTCATGTCTCGTGGGAGCGCCGATCACTTCCAGTCCGCCAAGCAGCTCACTCGGATGGACCAGCAGAGCTTGCGCGCCATGCTGGCCCAGGCCGAGGTCATGTCGCAGCAAATCCGGCAGCTCCTCAGCTCTGGCGCCAACGGGACTGCACCTGCGGTTCCTAGCCTGACGACCTCGATGTCCATTGATGGCGACTCCGAGGCCGACAAAGTGGCTCCGTCCCCGGCTGCCACCGATGATGTCCCCGCCATGACCCAAGGCGAAAAGACGCCTGCCCTGGGCGACCAATCTCCCGAGGCTCCCCTGGAGGAGAACCCGGGCAAGGATGCCAACTTGCCGACCACGCCGACCAAGGCCACCTCGGTCGGAACCGAGCCCGCCATCGTTGAATCCAACAGCGATGACAAGAACTCGGTCAACGGGGACGTCATGGACCTCGAGTAG
- the PDR6 gene encoding member of the karyopherin-beta (EggNog:ENOG503NYJC; COG:U; COG:Y) has protein sequence MDPLPLPTSLAEVEALIRALYQPNPPETISRIQEVLQRLQRSPEGWQLAESLIAHPEDNIRFYAALTLIVKLNRDSAGLNEDDAKLLLENIISWTIQSLSDRAAPFVTKKLCSALITYFVLFSHVWPACVRHFIYCLDLGRGVPVENLDDALSTDILVGNLDSQKLKVAIWFVTSLVEEVGKTDMNSIKYAEVHQRLAKNGQDATCLLARGFAPPIDEVGLKTQEETLACFQAWILYAQRASSDVDLLVTPLRQLVDPALQCFTNEHLFQATAELFSDVLQNYSGFFTKAHYDALSSFFESQWAANHYQQVLHGNHREDGISFGLLMLAYGDAQVQALLEGTDERSQRFLESLSGLLATDGYLVGDDAIFVPALEFWSTFIETMIDCTFSDGDQSPVWKPYAERHLKAVVTNSWRKIQWPSTEIFAEWDSAERAAFCDARKDVADMLQSVFTLEGLDLISFFANLFLQALASESWAELEATAFCLGALSDCISEDSKYDAELSKVFASQFFDLLGQGQAAVPLRLRQTGLSLIERYCEYFERHADYLPNALNLLFAAVGDSVLGGPSARSISTLCSSCRTILTGEAGTFIRHYQDIRGRQVLDALAEERIVLAVASIIQSITDENEKLQKFEELYTIFKKDFEFAVQLRSQPGLVDLTNPNVLRGLDPPIPSSLPLVEGISLHIALRSMRCIASMSKGMQDVKESPVDLEDESQVARTSEKLAALQADIVSLLIGVQQVFSTTGEIVEIICNILRAGFSETEPGPFVFPADIITNYFVQQPFETPRMGTLLSTACSFVGSLYRGPKAIVPNQLVRLVPWVIALLQKLPAPEPEADTEISQNGICLIDRVLSKYPEVLFQVQPGQMLEFFFMFTLKVLNGKEPLPKTAAADFWSNFITLKPPSPDLASHVSNAMSYFGPLLAQTLINNIGGNAARSELDKLSEPLKKLVTQQVQAQAWLEGALTRTDEGGNGGGFPSAAAERVSMAERAAFLKKVVGLRGARQTNQVVREFWLLCRGSSFAYVS, from the exons ATGGATCCCTTACCATTACCAACAAGCCTCGCCGAGGTGGAAGCA TTGATCCGAGCGCTCTATCAGCCAAACCCCCCTGAAACCATCTCCAGAATACAAGAGGTTCTTCAGCGACTTCAGAGGTCACCGGAAGGGTGGCAGCTTGCCGAGAGTCTCATTGCTCACCCAGAAGACAACATCAGGTTTTACGCCGCGCTAACCCTGATTGTCAAACTCAACCGAGATAG CGCTGGTCTGAATGAAGACGATgccaagcttcttcttgagaacATCATCAGCTGGACCATCCAGTCGCTGAGCGACAGGGCGGCTCCCTTCGTTACCAAGAAGCTGTGTTCGGCGCTCATTACCTACTTTGTACTTTTCTCCCACGTGTGGCCCGCCTGCGTTCGTCATTTTATCTATTGCCTGGATCTCGGCAGAGGCGTGCCCGTGGAGAATCTAGATGATGCCTTGTCGACAGATATCCTCGTGGGTAATCTGGATAGCCAGAAGCTCAAGGTGGCTATTTGGTTTGTCACGTcgttggtggaggaagtCGGCAAGACCGACATGAACTCGATCAAATA TGCAGAAGTCCACCAAAGACTCGCCAAAAACGGTCAGGACGCCACTTGTCTCCTCGCCCGCGGCTTTGCTCCACCTATTGACGAGGTCGGGCTCAAGACTCAGGAGGAAACACTGGCATGCTTCCAG GCTTGGATCCTTTACGCCCAACGAGCGTCGTCCGATGTAGACCTGTTGGTGACACCACTCCGACAACTGGTTGATCCAGCATTGCAATGCTTCACCAACGAACATCTTTTTCAAGCTACCGCCGAGCTCTTCAGTGATGTGCTGCAGAACTACTCGGGTTTCTTCACCAAAGCGCACTATGACGcgctttcttctttctttgaAAGCCAGTGGGCTGCGAACCACTATCAGCAAGTTCTCCACGGGAACCACCGCGAGGATGGAATTTCTTTTGGACTACTGATGCTAGCCTATGGCGATGCCCAGGTGCAAGCCTTGCTGGAGGGTACAGATGAGCGGTCTCAGAGATTCCTGGAAAGCTTAAGTGGGCTTCTTGCCACTGACGGGTACTTGGTCGGAGATGACGCCATCTTCGTGCCCGCCCTCGAGTTCTGGTCAACCTTCATTGAAACAATGATCGACTGCACCTTCTCGGACGGGGATCAGTCACCTGTCTGGAAACCATATGCTGAACGGCACCTTaaggcggtggtgacaaACAGCTGGCGCAAGATCCAGTGGCCCTCAACGGAAATCTTTGCTGAATGGGACTCTGCTGAGCGTGCTGCATTCTGTGACGCCAGAAAGGATGTTGCAGATATGCTTCAGTCAGTTTTCACCCTCGAAGGTCTGGATCTCATTTCTTTCttcgccaacctcttccttcaAGCGCTCGCCTCAGAGTCGTGGGCCGAGCTTGAGGCCACGGCGTTCTGTCTTGGTGCTCTCTCCGATTGTATCTCTGAGGACAGCAAGTATGATGCCGAGCTGAGCAAGGTCTTTGCTTCTCAATTTTttgaccttcttggtcaGGGCCAAGCCGCCGTACCACTGCGCCTCCGCCAGACGGGGCTGTCGTTGATCGAGAGGTACTGCGAGTACTTTGAGCGCCATGCAGACTACCTGCCGAATGCCCTGAATCTTCTCTTCGCTGCTGTGGGGGACTCTGTTCTCGGTGGCCCTTCGGCACGGTCGATCTCTACCCTTTGCTCTTCGTGCCGTACCATTTTGACTGGCGAGGCGGGCACATTCATCAGACACTACCAGGACATCCGTGGAAGACAGGTGCTTGATGCTCTAGCCGAGGAGAGGATCGTGCTTGCCGTTGCCTCTATCATCCAGTCCATCACGGACGAAAATGAGAAGCTGCAGAAATTCGAGGAGCTTTACACGATCTTCAAGAAGGACTTTGAGTTCGCCGTCCAGCTCAGATCACAGCCTGGCTTGGTGGACCTGACAAACCCAAATGTCCTGAGGGGTCTTGATCCCCCTATTCCCTCATCTCTTCCACTTGTGGAGGGCATCTCCCTCCACATTGCACTTCGGTCAATGAGGTGCATTGCCAGCATGTCGAAAGGCATGCAAGATGTCAAGGAGTCTCCTGTGGATTTGGAAGACGAATCGCAGGTTGCCAGAACAAGCGAGAAGCTTGCTGCGCTACAGGCCGACATTGTCAGCCTTCTCATAGGTGTTCAACAGGTTTTCAGCACTACAGGAGAGATTGTAGAGATTATCTGCAACATCCTGCGTGCTGGGTTCTCAGAGACGGAACCAGGCCCATTTGTCTTCCCTGctgacatcatcaccaactacTTTGTTCAACAGCCGTTTGAGACGCCTCGGATGGGAACGCTTCTCAGCACCGCTTGCTCCTTTGTGGGGTCGCTATACAGAGGGCCAAAGGCGATTGTGCCGAATCAGCTCGTCCGCCTGGTGCCATGGGTCATTGCCTTGCTTCAGAAGCTCCCAG CCCCAGAACCAGAAGCAGACACGGAAATCTCCCAAAACGGCATCTGCCTCATCGACAGAGTCCTGTCCAAATACCCCGAAGTCCTCTTCCAAGTCCAACCGGGGCAGATGCTCGAGTTCTTCTTCATGTTCACGCTCAAAGTCCTCAACGGGAAGGAACCCCTTCCCAAAACTGCCGCAGCTGACTTTTGG AGCAACTTTATaaccctcaaacccccctccccagacCTCGCCTCCCACGTCTCCAACGCAATGTCTTACTTTGGCCCGTTGTTGGCGCAAACGTTAATCAACAATATTGGCGGGAATGCTGCCAGATCAGAGCTGGATAAACTCAGTGAACCGCTCAAGAAGCTGGTTACTCAGCAGGTTCAGGCGCAAGCTTGGCTGGAGGGGGCGCTGACGAGGACGGATGAGGGGGGGAACGGCGGCGGTTTTCCAAgtgcggcggcggagagggttaGCATGGCTGAGAGGGCGGCGTTTTTGAAAAAGGTGGTTGGTCTGAGGGGGGCGAGGCAGACGAATCAGGTTGTGAGAGAGTTTTGGTTGCTTTGTAGGGGGAGTAGTTTTGCTTATGTTTCttag
- a CDS encoding uncharacterized protein (MEROPS:MER0005497; COG:J; EggNog:ENOG503NXK3) codes for MTTEEKPVDYTLNNPDTLTKYKTAAQISEKVLAEVSKLCVAGSKIVDICEKGDKLIEEEVAKVYRGKKITKGFSHPTTVSPAAFVTPYTPLKTDEKEAATEIQAGEPIKIQLGAQIDGFGSIVCDTVVAPEKEGAEPVIEGRTADLLLATYYVNELLLRLMIPPGLLASGTEEEKAKAASVKPPSQSKISSLLEKVAQAYDCNIVESTTSWLFDRNEIEGSKKIVISPGEGTKGEGVPEVGEVWGVEVGVSLGSGKVKQFEQRTTLHRRTTNTYALKRPTSRKILSEVQKKFGTFPFSLRQLEDERDAKSGIIECVRGNVIRQYEASGEKDGEPVARLLTTVAITKNGLSKVGAPPALDLAKVKSDKKIVDEEILKILEQPLSRNTGKKNKNKKKKADGEE; via the exons ATGACCACCGAGGAGAAGCCCGTCG ACTACACTCTGAACAACCCCGACACCCTCACCAAGTACAAGACCGCCGCCCAGATCTCGGAGAAGGTCTTGGCCGAGGTATCGAAGCTATGCGTCGCTGGTAGCAAGATCGTCGACATCTGCGAAAAGGGCGACAAGCTcatcgaggaggaagttgccAAGGTCTACCGCGGCAAGAAGATCACCAAGG GTTTCTCtcatcccaccaccgtctccccgGCTGCCTTTGTCACTCCTTACACCCCCCTGAAGAcggacgagaaggaggctgcGACTGAGATCCAGGCCGGCGAGCCCATCAAGATCCAGCTCGGTGCCCAGATCGATGGCTTCGGCTCCATCGTTTGCGACACCGTCGTCGCCcccgagaaggagggagcCGAGCCCGTCATCGAGGGCCGCACTGCCGACCTTCTCCTGGCCACCTACTATGTCAACGAGCTCCTCCTTCGGTTGATGATCCCCCCTGGACTTTTGGCCAGCGGCaccgaagaggagaaggccaaggctgcttCCGTCAAGCCTCCCTCGCAGTCCAAGATCTCCAGCCTTTTGGAGAAGGTCGCCCAGGCCTACGACTGCAACATTGTTGAAAGCACGACCTCGTGGCTCTTTGACCGCAACGAGATCGAGGGCTCCAAGAAGATTGTCATCTCTCCTGGCGAGGGCACCAAGGGCGAGGGCGTCCCCGAGGTCGGTGAGGTCTGGGGTGTCGAGGTTGGCGTCAGCTTGGGCTCTGGCAAGGTCAAGCAGTTTGAGCAAAGAACGACTCTGCACCgccgcaccaccaacacatACGCCCTCAAGCGTCCCACCTCGCGCAAGATCCTCTCCGAGGTGCAGAAGAAGTTTGGCACCTTCCCCTTCAGCTTGCGCCAGCTCGAGGACGAGCGTGATGCCAAGTCTGGCATCATCGAGTGTGTCCGTGGCAATGTGATCCGTCAGTACGAGGCCAGTGGCGAGAAGGACGGCGAGCCTGTTGCCAGACTTTTGACCACCGTTG ccatcaccaagaacgGCCTCTCCAAGGTTGGTGCTCCCCCTGCTTTGGACCTCGCCAAGGTGAAGTCGGACAAGAAGattgtggatgaggagatcCTCAAGATTCTTGAGCAGCCCCTGTCCCGCAACAcgggcaagaagaacaagaacaagaagaagaaggccgacgGCGAGGAGTAA
- the SNF5 gene encoding SWI/SNF chromatin-remodeling complex subunit (BUSCO:EOG0926115P; EggNog:ENOG503NVVX; COG:B; COG:K): MAALQGSAPPALGTSSTSTTAADLPPDTDVQVDGPSSSHQPSASTPADGPTKSSATSPEPEDGDAALPIRDKDSFTRVMVDRFQTRDWVHSSLLGEDQIRLEKTTKDVLARTSDFKTYKEFYHQYPARLYGEGYRGYGNGYTENGGTTKLIYPSQRRRPGRRATPPVKFTKSQIKKQAEQPEELVPVRIDVDYDKIKLRDTFTFNLYERLVSVEHFAAELVEDMGLEPPLAKPVYDQVVAQMTEQLQDFFPFVHSEEEALDPELPYSAYKNDEMRILIKLNITIGAHTLVDQFEWELNNPLNSPEEFAACMARDLSLSGEFTTAIAHCIREQVQLFTRSLYSVGHPFDGRPIEDPDLLAAFLPTPLPSVFRPQQQAKDYAPYLYENTEAELERTENMFSREQRRQKRSTNRRGGPQLPDLKERQRTIRTSIVSSVLPGAALNIEESRLFKRAIGAGAGRGGKRTLRDGVDLSDSEDSDESDPDSPAVSQLQGTARTRGMRGAATAAAQRMANIGRSETPEAVIHHHETRTSRRYGREATREQTEDVPQQYMITLRVNPARLRKFMREYKPRPLAALGSATPTPVHLRAPGVAGSMGPPSTPSAAGGAVAPNVQNQQDGIPAPPPNPDGTQPKIAAPPPPAWLTACLDELRRDYPNDIFDSTMRYFAINSETGNSMPLPLTPEQMALPTTKYVFLPRIKCADCPGKSYTVGPEHTVKGFEVHLRKNNTHQERVRARLAGGGGLLVVGDGRSPSVGAGSGAPAGGTGIVIPALNPNHTRTS, translated from the exons ATGGCTGCTCTCCAAGggtcagcaccaccagcactgGGCACGTCGTCCACGTCGACCACTgccgccgacctcccccctGACACCGACGTCCAGGTCGACGgcccatcatcttcccacCAGCCTTCTGCATCCACACCTGCCGATGGCCCAACTAAATCCTCTGCCACAAGCCCCGAGcccgaggatggggatgcgGCGCTCCCCATACGCGACAAGGACAGCTTCACAAGAGTCATGGTGGACCGCTTCCAGACACGCGACTGGGTtcattcttctcttctcggcGAAGATCAAATACGGCTCGAAAAGACTACCAAGGATGTGCTTGCGCGCACCAGTGACTTCAAGACCTACAAGGAGTTCTATCACCAGTATCCGGCTAGGTTATATGGTGAAGGCTACCGCGGTTATGGCAACGGCTATACGGAGAATGGTGGGACTACCAAGCTCATATATCCCTCCCAGAGGCGTCGCCCCGGTCGCAGGGCCACGCCACCTGTCAAGTTCACAAAGTCCcagatcaagaagcaggcAGAGCAGCCTGAAGAACTGGTTCCCGTCCGGATAGATGTGGACTACGACAAAATCAAGCTCCGGGATACCTTTACCTTCAACCTCTATGAGCGCCTCGTTTCAGTCGAACACTTTGCCGCTGAACTGGTCGAAGACATGGGCCTCGAACCGCCTCTGGCCAAACCTGTCTATGACCAAGTGGTTGCCCAGATGACGGAACAGCTCCAGGATTTTTTCCCCTTCGTCCActcggaagaggaagcccTCGACCCCGAGCTCCCCTATTCGGCATACAAGAATGACGAGATGCGCATCCTGATCAaactcaacatcaccattgGGGCACACACGCTCGTGGACCAGTTTGAATGGgagctcaacaaccccctgaACTCGCCCGAGGAATTTGCTGCTTGCATGGCCCGGGACCTCTCTCTGTCGGGCGAGTTCACAACCGCCATTGCTCACTGCATCAGGGAACAGGTCCAGCTCTTCACGCGCAGTCTGTACAGTGTGGGCCATCCATTCGACGGCCGGCCAATCGAGGATCCAGACCTCCTTGCTGCCTTCTTGCCTACACCCCTTCCATCTGTGTTCCgacctcaacaacaggccaAGGACTACGCACCGTACTTGTACGAGAATACCGAGGCCGAACTGGAACGAACCGAAAACATGTTCTCACGTGAGCAGAGGCGACAGAAGCGTTCTACCAACAGACGTGGTGGGCCTCAGTTGCCGGATCTTAAGGAAAGGCAAAGGACCATCCGAACTTCGATCGTATCCTCGGTGCTGCCCGGTGCAGCTCTAAACATTGAGGAAAGCCGGCTGTTCAAGCGCGCCATTGGTGCTGGGGCTGGCAGGGGAGGCAAGAGGACACTCAGAGATGGTGTCGACCTTTCAGACTCGGAAGACAGTGACGAGTCTGATCCTGATTCACCGGCCGTGTCTCAGCTTCAAGGGACCGCCAGAACCAGGGGTATGCGCGGCGCCGCCACGGCAGCTGCCCAGCGCATGGCCAATATTGGCCGATCCGAGACCCCTGAGGctgtcatccaccaccacgagaCCCGAACGTCTCGGCGGTATGGCCGGGAGGCCACCAGGGAGCAGACAGAAGATGTGCCACAGCAATACATGATCACTCTGCGTGTCAACCCGGCTCGACTTAGGAAGTTTATGCGGGAGTACAAGCCGAGGCCGCTGGCAGCGCTAGGCTCAGCTACACCAACGCCTGTTCACCTACGAGCTCCGGGCGTGGCGGGTTCGATGGGCCCACCGTCAacaccatcagcagcaggcggCGCCGTGGCCCCTAATGTTCAGAACCAGCAAGATGGCATTCCGgctccaccaccgaaccCGGATGGCACACAACCCAAGATTGCAGCC ccaccaccaccagcgtgGCTCACAGCCTGTCTTGATGAGCTTCGCCGCGACTACCCCAACGACATCTTTGACTCTACAATGCGGTACTTTGCCATCAACTCCGAAACAGGGAACTCGATGCCTTTGCCTCTCACCCCGGAACAGATGGCCTTGCCCACGACAAAATACGTATTCTTGCCTAGGATCAAGTGTGCAGACTGTCCGGGCAAGAGTTATACCGTTGGTCCGGAGCACACGGTCAAGGGCTTTGAGGTGCATCTGAGGAAGAACAACACGCATCAGGAGAGGGTCAGGGCGAGGCTGgccggaggcggcgggctgCTAGtggtgggagatgggaggAGTCCGAGTGTTGGGGCCGGTAGTGGGGCGCCAGCTGGAGGGACGGGGATCGTCATACCCGCCTTGAATCCGAATCATACGCGGACTTCCTAG